A genomic stretch from Seriola aureovittata isolate HTS-2021-v1 ecotype China chromosome 13, ASM2101889v1, whole genome shotgun sequence includes:
- the LOC130180518 gene encoding serine/threonine-protein phosphatase PP1-beta catalytic subunit-like — protein sequence MAEGELNVDSLISRLLEVRGCRPGKIVQMTEAEVRGLCIKSREIFLSQPILLELEAPLKICGDIHGQYTDLLRLFEYGGFPPEANYLFLGDYVDRGKQSLETICLLLAYKIKYPENFFLLRGNHECASINRIYGFYDECKRRFNIKLWKTFTDCFNCLPIAAIIDEKIFCCHGGLSPDLQSMEQIRRIMRPTDVPDTGLLCDLLWSDPDKDVQGWGENDRGVSFTFGADVVSKFLNRHDLDLICRAHQVVEDGYEFFAKRQLVTLFSAPNYCGEFDNAGGMMSVDESLMCSFQILKPSEKKAKYQYGGVNSGRPVTPPRTTQAPKKR from the exons ATGGCGGAGGGTGAATTGAACGTGGACAGCCTCATCTCTCGGCTCCTGGAAG TGCGAGGATGTCGTCCGGGGAAGATAGTCCAGATGACCGAGGCAGAGGTGCGGGGCCTCTGCATCAAATCCAGGGAGATCTTCCTCAGTCAGCCCATCCTGCTGGAGCTTGAGGCACCCCTGAAGATCTGTG GTGATATCCATGGGCAGTACACAGATCTGCTGAGGCTGTTTGAGTATGGTGGCTTCCCTCCAGAGGCAAACTACCTTTTCCTGGGCGACTACGTGGACAGAGGGAAGCAGTCCCTGGAAACCATCTGCCTTCTGCTGGCCTACAAGATCAAATACCCAGAGAACTTTTTTCTGCTCAGGGGCAACCATGAGTGTGCTTCTATCAACCGCATCTACGGCTTCTACGATGAGT GTAAGCGCAGGTTCAACATTAAGTTGTGGAAGACCTTCACTGACTGCTTTAACTGCCTCCCCATTGCTGCTATTATTGATGAGAAGATCTTCTGCTGCCATGGAG GACTATCGCCTGATTTGCAGTCAATGGAGCAGATTCGCAGGATCATGAGGCCAACAGATGTGCCtgatacag gcCTGCTGTGTGACCTGTTATGGTCAGACCCAGATAAGGATGTACAAGGCTGGGGAGAGAACGACCGCGGGGTCTCATTCACCTTCGGGGCCGACGTGGTCAGCAAGTTCCTCAACCGCCATGACCTGGACCTCATCTGCAGAGCCCACCAG GTTGTGGAGGATGGATACGAGTTCTTTGCCAAACGCCAACTGGTCACACTTTTCTCCGCTCCAAACTACTGCGGGGAGTTTGACAATGCAGGCGGCATGATGAGCGTCGATGAATCCCTCATGTGCTCCTTCCAG ATCCTAAAGCCCTCAGAGAAGAAGGCCAAGTACCAGTATGGTGGTGTAAATTCTGGTCGGCCCGTCACCCCACCCCGCACCACCCAAGCCCCCAAGAAGAGGTGA